In Streptacidiphilus sp. P02-A3a, the DNA window CGGAGCCGCTGACCGCCGCGCAGGACGCCGCGCTGGCGACCGTCCAGGGCGGGCACGCCCAGCAGATCAGCATCCCCGGGCGCGGCGACTACCTGGTGCAGTCCCAGCCGCACTCCGGCAGCACGCTGGTCGTCGGCGTCCCGCTGGGCGGGGTCGAGTCGATGGTCAACGAGTTGATCGCGACCGAGGTCGTGGTCACCGTCGCCGGTCTGATCGCCTCCGGCTTCCTCTCCTTCGCGCTGATCCGGTTGTCGCTACGGCCACTGGACCGGGTCGCCGCCACCGCCGCCCGGATCTCCCGGCTGCCGCTGGACCAGGGCGAGGTCGGCGAGCTGGTGCGGGTGCCCGAGGCCGACACCGACGGCCGGACCGAGGCCGGGAAGGTCGGCGCCGCGCTGAACCGCATGATCGACCACGTCTCCGACGCGCTGACCGCGCGGCAGGCCAGCGAGACCCGGGTCCGCCAGTTCGTCGCCGACGCCAGCCACGAGCTGCGCACCCCGCTCGCGTCCATCGGCGGCTACGCCGAGCTGACCCGGCGCGGACACGAGAGCGTCCCGCCGGACACCGCCTACGCGCTCAGCCGGATCGAGTCCGAGGCCGGGCGGATGACCCGACTGGTCGAGGACCTGCTGCTGCTGGCCAGGCTGGACGCCGGACGACCGCTGGAGCGGGAGCCGGTGGACCTGTCGCCGCTGGTGGTGGACGCGGTCCGGGACGCCCACGCGGCGGTGCCCGACCACAGCTGGCAGGTGGACCTGCCGGACGACCCGGTGGTCGTCGACGGCGACCCCGGGCGACTGCACCAGGTACTGGTGAACCTGCTCGCCAACGCGGGCAAGCACACCCCCGCCGGGACCACCGTCACCGCGTCCGTGAGCCGCGCCGACGGCTGCTGCGTGGTCCGGATCGCGGACGACGGCCCGGGCATCCCGCCGGAACTGCTGCCCACGGTCTTCGAGCGCTTCGCCCGGGGCGACCACTCGCGCTCCCGCGCGGCCGGGAGCACCGGCCTGGGCCTGGCCATCGTCACGGCGGTGGTGGCCTCGCACCGGGGCCGGGTGGAACTCACCAGCGTGCCGGGGGCGACGGTGTTCACCGTCCGGCTGCCGCTGGCGGATCGTCCCGCCGAGGACCCGCCCCAGCGGGCCCTGGTCGCCGGGCACATGTGCTCAGGCGTGGGCTGACACCGCCCTCACAGCTTCGGCACACGCCGCCGACAGCGCGCCGGGCGAGATTGGGAGCCACCACCGAGCCCCCGTCGAGAAGGCCCACAGATGACCGCGACCACCCACGATCCGGCCCTGCCCGAACCGCTCCGGCCCGGCCCCGGCCCCGGCCCCGGCCCGGCCACCGTCACCGCCGGGGCCGGGCCCGGCGGGCCGGTGCCCGTCCGGCCGGCGGACCCGCGCTGGGCGCGGCCCGCGTTCCTGGCGCTGCTGCTGGTCACCGGGGTCCTGTACCTGTGGGACCTCAGCGCCTCCGGCTGGGCCAACCAGTTCTACTCGGCCGCCGTCCAGGCGGGCAGCAGGAGCTGGGAGGCGATGTTCTACGGCTCCTCCGACGCGGCCAACTTCATCACCGTGGACAAGCCCCCGGCGGCGCTGTGGGTGATGGAGGTCTCCACCCGGATCTTCGGCGTCAACTCCTGGGCGATCCTCGCCCCGCAGGCCCTGGAGGGTGTCGCCAGCGTCGCGGTGGTCTGCCTCGCGGTGCGCCGCCGCTTCTCGGCCGGGGCCGGGCTGATCGCGGGCGCGGCGCTGGCGCTCACCCCGGTCGCGGCGCTGATGTTCCGCTTCAACAACCCGGACGCCCTGCTCGCGCTGCTGCTCACGCTCGCCGGGTACGCCACCCTGCGCGCCCAGGAGCAGGCCCGCACCCGCTGGCTGCTGCTCGCGTCGGCCTGCGTCGGTACCGCCTTCCTGACCAAGACCCTTCAGGCCTTCCTGATCGTCCCCGCGCTCGGCCTGGTCTACGCCGCGCTGGCGCCGACCGGCGTGTGGCGGCGGGTCCGGCAACTGGCGCTGGCGCTGGTGGTGCTGGTCGTCAGCGGCGGCTGGTGGGTGGCCGTGGTCGAGCTGACCCCGGCGCAGGACCGGCCCTACGTCGGCGGCAGCCAGAACAACAGCTTCCTCGAACTCACCTTCGGCTACAACGGCTTCGGGCGGCTGGACGGCTCCGAGACCGGCAGCGTCGGCGGCGGCGGGGGCGGTGCCACCGGCGGTACCGGGATGTGGGGTGCCACCGGGCTCACCCGGCTGTTCGGCTCCGACATGGGCGGCCAGATCGCCTGGCTGCTCCCGGCGGCGCTGGTGCTGCTGCTCGCGGGCCTGTGGCTGACCCGCCGCGCGGCCCGCACCGACCCGGCCCGGGCGGCCCTCCTGCTCTGGGGGCTGGCGCTGCTCACCACCTTCCTGACCTTCAGCCTGATGAAGGGCATCTTCCACCCGTACTACAACGTCGCCCTCGCCCCCTACCTCGCGGCGATCACCGGCATGGGTGCCGGACTGCTCTGGTCCCGGCGGCGCGAGTGGTTCGCGGCGGGCGCGCTGGCGCTGGCGGTCGGCGCGACCGCGGTCTGCTCGTACCTGCTGCTGGAGCGCACCCCCGACTGGCTGCCGTGGCTGCGCTACCCCGTGCTGATCGGCGGACTGCTGGCGGCCCTCGGACTGCTGGCCGCCGGGCGGGTGTCCACCCGGCTGGCGGCGGTCCCGGCCCTGGTCGGACTACTCGCGGGGCTGGCCGGACCGGCCGCGTACACCCTGCAGACGGTGGGCACCGGGCACAGCGGTTCGCTGCCGAGCGCGGGACCGGCGGTGGCGGGCGGCGGCTTCGGCGGCTTCCCCGGTGGCGGGGCGGGCGGCGGTCGCGGCGGCACCGGAGGTGGGCACCCGGGCGGCTTCGGTGGCCGGACCGGGCAGCCGGGCGGCACCGGCGCCGGTCAGCCGCCCACCGGGACCGGCGGCGGCTTCCCCGGCGGCCAAGGCGGCACCGGCACCGGCACGACCCCCGGTACCGGAACCCGTACCGGCGGCGGGACCGGTGGCATGGGCGGCGGCGTCGGCTCGCTGCTGAACGGCTCCGACCCCGGCAGCGCCGTCACCGCGCTGCTCAAGGCCGACGCGTCCAGGTACACCTGGGTCGCCGCGGGCATCGGCTCGCAGAACGCCGCCGGTTACCAACTCGCCACCGGTGACCCGGTGATGGCCGTCGGCGGCTTCAACGGGACCGACCCGGCGCCGAGCCTCGCCCAGTTCGAGGCGTACGTCAACGCCGGACGGATCCACTACTTCATCGGCGGCGGCGTCGGCGCGACCGGCGGCAGCGGCAGCGGCGACTCCTCGCAGATCGCCACCTGGGTCGCCGCCCACTACACCGCCAGGACCGTGGACGGGGTCACCCTCTACGACCTGACCGCGCCCAAGAGCAGCAGCTGACCGGGCCCGGAGCGGGGCGGCGGCCGGGTAAGTTCGTGGTCATGGCAGACAACGACCTCAGCCCGAACGCCCCCGCCCCGGACGCCGGACGCCTCGTCCTGCTGGCCAGCACCCACCGCGTCGCGGCGGGGCTGCTGTCCTGGCCCGCCTGGGAGGCCCTGCGCGGTGCCTCCCGGGTACTGGTCGGGAACGAGGGGCACCCGCTGCTGGCACCGGTCCGGGCGGCGGGCGTGCCGGTCGAGGTGGTGGACATCGAGCGCTACGCGCTCGGCAGCACGCTGGCCGAGGCCGCCGCCCCGGGCACGGTCGTGGTCTGGATCAGCGGCCCGGACGGCGACCCCGGCCTGGCCGACTCGCTGGCCCGGATCGCGGTCGAGGGCGGCCTGGACCCGATGCCGGAGATCGAGCTGCTGCCCGGCTCCTGGGACCTGCCCGGCGCCCGGCTGCTCGACCTGGTCGCGGTGATGGACCGGCTGCGGTCGCCGGGCGGCTGCCCCTGGGACGCCGAGCAGACGCACGAGTCCCTGGTGCGGCACCTGGTCGAGGAGTCCTACGAACTGGTCGAGGCGATCGAGGAGGGGGACCGCGAGGCGCTGCTCGAAGAGCTCGGCGACGTGCTGTTCCAGGTCTTCTTCCACGCCCGCATCGCCGAGGAGGACCCGGCGGAGCCGTTCGGCATCGACGACATCGCGGGCGGCCTCATCGACAAGCTGACGTACCGTCATCCGCACGTGTTCGGCGACGTGCACGCACCCACGGCCGAGCAGGTGGAGGCCAACTGGGAGCAGCTGAAGGCGGTTGAGAAGCAGCGCGAGTCGGTAGTGGACGGCGTACCGGTGGCGCAGCCCGCCCTCGCCCTCGCCGCCAAGCTCCACTCCCGGGCGGTCAGGGCCGAGTTGGACGTCCCGCTGCCGGAGGCGGACGACCTCGGCGCCCGGCTGCTCGCCCTCGCCGTCGAGGCCCAGCAGCAGGGGCTGGACCCCGAGGCCGAGCTCCGCGCCGCCGCCCGCCGCTACCGCGAGGCCATCCGGCAGGCCGAGAAGCAGAACTGACGCACCGTCAGACGGCACTCCCGGCCGGCAGTTCGACCCGAGCCAAGCCACCTCGCCCCCCGGCCCACCCACCGCGCCCCGCGCCCCGGCGCGGCGGGCCACCCGCCCCGCCCCGCCCGAGCACCCCGCCCGCGCCTGCTCGTCGGCCGCCGCGCTCCCGCCGCGACCGCCGCTCCCGCCCCCGGCCTGCCCGTCGGCCGCCGCGCGGGCGTGGGGGCGGGGGCGCGCGCCCCCCTTGCCTGGGGTGTCGCGCGCGTGGTGGCATCGGGCCATGACCTCCGACGCCGCCACCCCGTCCGCCCCTCGCTGGGGCCTCACCTTCCCGCTGGACGGGATCCCGCTCGCCGACCAGCGCAAGCTGGTCGAGGCGCTGCCCGACCTGGGCTTCACCGACCTGTGGTCGATGGAGACCAACGGCGCGGACGCCTTCACGCCGCTCGCGCTGGCCTCGGTCTGGGCCCCGGAGCTGAACCTCGGGACGGCCATCGTGCCGGTGCACACCCGGGGCCCGGCGCTGCTGGCGATGCAGGCCGCCGCGCTGGCCGAGGCCGCCCCGGGACGCTTCACGCTGGGCCTCGGCGCGTCCTCGCCGGTCATCGTCCGGGACTGGAACGCGGTCCCGCACGAGCAGCCGTACCAGCGCAGCCGGGACGTGCTGCGCTTCCTGAGGGCCGCGCTCGCGGGCCAGGCGGTGGACGAGCAGTACGAGACCTTCGCGGTGCGCCGGTTCCGGCTGGAGCGGGTGCCCTCGCCGACCCCGCCGGTACTGCTCGCGGCGCTGCGCCCGGGCATGCTGCGGCTGGCCGCGCGGGAGGCCGACGGCACCATCCTCAACTGGCTCTCGGCCGAGGACGTGACCACCGCCGTCGCCGAGTTCGAGCGGGCCGGGGGCGCCGGGAAGACGGTCGCCGCCCGGATCTTCGTCTGCCCGACCACGGACGCGGCGCACGCCCGCGCCCTGGGCCGCCGACTGATCGCGGGCTACCTCACCGTCCCGGCCTACGCGGCCTTCCACCGCTGGCTCGGCCGGGAGGAGCAGCTGAAGCCGATGTGGGAGGCGTGGGCCGCCGGGGACCGCAAGGGCGCCGCCGCGTCGGTACCGGACGAGGTGGTGGACGCGCTGATCGTGCACGGCGACGCCGACGAGTGCCGGGAGCGGATCCGCCGTTACGCCGCCAACGGGGTGACCGTGCCGGTACCGGCGGTGCTGCCGACGCCGCAGATGCTGGACACCACGGCCGAGCCGCGCGAGCGGCGCAAGGCCGTGGCGGCGGCGGTGCTGGCGGTCAGCCCGGGCTGACCGGCCGGGCCGGGGACGCCGGTCAGCCGAGGGGCTGGACCAGCGGCTGCTCGCTCAGCTTGACGTCCAGGTGGCTGACCGCGCGGCGGACCCCGGAGAGCCAGCGGTCGCGGTCGGCCGCCCGGCCCTGCTCGTGCTCGGCCACCTCGGGGTGCGGCAGGATCAGGAACCGCTCGTCGGCCAGCCCCTCCACCACCGCGTCGGCGACCTGCTCCGGTGTGATGATCTCGCCGAAGGCGCTCAGCACCGACCGGACGCCGGGGTCGGCGGTCAGCCCGGTGTGCACGCCCTGCGGGCACAGCGCGCTGACCTTGATGCCCCGGTCCCCGTAGGTCACGGCCAGCGACTCGGCGAAGGCGACCGCCGCGTGCTTGGTCGCGGTGTAGGCGGCGTCGCCGGGCATTTGCAGCAGCCCGGCGGCCGAGGCGGTGTTGAGCAGGTAGCCCCGGCCGCGCTTGAGCATCCCCGGCAGCACCGCGCGCGCGGCGTAGACGTGCGCCATCACGTTGACGTCCCAGCAGGCCTGCCACACCTCGTCCGGCGCCTCGATGCCCGCGCCGGAGCCGATGCCCGCGTTGCTGCAGAACAGGTCGACCGGGCCGAGGTGCTTCTCGGCGGTCTCCACCAGCGCCCGGACGTCGCTCTCGCGGGTCACGTCGCTGCCCACGCCGACGGTGTGACATCCCTCACGGTCGAGTGCCTGGGCCAGATCCTCGACCTTGCCCGCGTCCAGGTCGGCCAGCAGCAGCCCGCGGGCGCCCTCGGCGGCGAAGCGCCGTGCCAGCGCCGCCCCGATGCCCCCGGCCGCGCCGGTCACGACCACGATCGATCCACTGATCCGCATGTCCTGCTCCTCCCGCCGGACCACCGCACAGGCCCGAGCACTGCCGGTGATCGTAGGCAACCCACCGCCAGGGCAACAGTGCCCGCCCACAACCCACCCCAACCACTTGCCAACGTCAAGGACAACACAAGGGGTTCCGCTCCCGTGACTGAGCGGCATCGGCCGGTCCGGGGGTGGACGGCGCACGGACGGGGTCCGGCTACCGTCGGGGGGTGCACCACTCACCGCCCCTCCCCGACGACGCGCCCGAACTGTTCACCTGGGAGTTCGCCGCCAACCCCTACCCCGCCTACGCCTGGCTGCGCGAACACGCGCCGGTGCACCGGGCGACGCTGCCCAGCGGGGTCGAGGCCTGGCTGGTCACCCGCTACCCCGACGCCCGGCAGGCGCTCGCGGACGCCAGGCTCAGCAAGAACCCGAGCAACCACAGCGCCCAGGCGCACCGGACCGGGCGGGTCGGGATCCCCGGCGAGCGCAGCGCCGACCTGATGACGCATCTGCTGAACATCGACCCGCCCGACCACACCCGGCTGCGGCGCCTGGTCTCCAAGGCGTTCACCCCGCGCCGGGTCGCGCTGTTCGAGCCCCGGGTGCGGGAGCTCACCGACCGGCTGATCGACGGCTTCGCCGACCGGGGCGAGGCGGACCTG includes these proteins:
- a CDS encoding cell wall metabolism sensor histidine kinase WalK; the protein is MRCGWVRRWATWSLRTRLLVSTTVMLAVVSGVIGLTTTLFLRADLNASAQQTLQQAWQRAVVGLGGPGGIGQGGGIGQNGGIGQNGGGQGGPGGGMHPQPGGDSDGDFVATLPDGTVAGWITNGTVEAWTPSDTATTNLLNLPPPEPLTAAQDAALATVQGGHAQQISIPGRGDYLVQSQPHSGSTLVVGVPLGGVESMVNELIATEVVVTVAGLIASGFLSFALIRLSLRPLDRVAATAARISRLPLDQGEVGELVRVPEADTDGRTEAGKVGAALNRMIDHVSDALTARQASETRVRQFVADASHELRTPLASIGGYAELTRRGHESVPPDTAYALSRIESEAGRMTRLVEDLLLLARLDAGRPLEREPVDLSPLVVDAVRDAHAAVPDHSWQVDLPDDPVVVDGDPGRLHQVLVNLLANAGKHTPAGTTVTASVSRADGCCVVRIADDGPGIPPELLPTVFERFARGDHSRSRAAGSTGLGLAIVTAVVASHRGRVELTSVPGATVFTVRLPLADRPAEDPPQRALVAGHMCSGVG
- a CDS encoding glycosyltransferase family 39 protein, translated to MTATTHDPALPEPLRPGPGPGPGPATVTAGAGPGGPVPVRPADPRWARPAFLALLLVTGVLYLWDLSASGWANQFYSAAVQAGSRSWEAMFYGSSDAANFITVDKPPAALWVMEVSTRIFGVNSWAILAPQALEGVASVAVVCLAVRRRFSAGAGLIAGAALALTPVAALMFRFNNPDALLALLLTLAGYATLRAQEQARTRWLLLASACVGTAFLTKTLQAFLIVPALGLVYAALAPTGVWRRVRQLALALVVLVVSGGWWVAVVELTPAQDRPYVGGSQNNSFLELTFGYNGFGRLDGSETGSVGGGGGGATGGTGMWGATGLTRLFGSDMGGQIAWLLPAALVLLLAGLWLTRRAARTDPARAALLLWGLALLTTFLTFSLMKGIFHPYYNVALAPYLAAITGMGAGLLWSRRREWFAAGALALAVGATAVCSYLLLERTPDWLPWLRYPVLIGGLLAALGLLAAGRVSTRLAAVPALVGLLAGLAGPAAYTLQTVGTGHSGSLPSAGPAVAGGGFGGFPGGGAGGGRGGTGGGHPGGFGGRTGQPGGTGAGQPPTGTGGGFPGGQGGTGTGTTPGTGTRTGGGTGGMGGGVGSLLNGSDPGSAVTALLKADASRYTWVAAGIGSQNAAGYQLATGDPVMAVGGFNGTDPAPSLAQFEAYVNAGRIHYFIGGGVGATGGSGSGDSSQIATWVAAHYTARTVDGVTLYDLTAPKSSS
- a CDS encoding MazG family protein, with protein sequence MADNDLSPNAPAPDAGRLVLLASTHRVAAGLLSWPAWEALRGASRVLVGNEGHPLLAPVRAAGVPVEVVDIERYALGSTLAEAAAPGTVVVWISGPDGDPGLADSLARIAVEGGLDPMPEIELLPGSWDLPGARLLDLVAVMDRLRSPGGCPWDAEQTHESLVRHLVEESYELVEAIEEGDREALLEELGDVLFQVFFHARIAEEDPAEPFGIDDIAGGLIDKLTYRHPHVFGDVHAPTAEQVEANWEQLKAVEKQRESVVDGVPVAQPALALAAKLHSRAVRAELDVPLPEADDLGARLLALAVEAQQQGLDPEAELRAAARRYREAIRQAEKQN
- a CDS encoding LLM class F420-dependent oxidoreductase yields the protein MTSDAATPSAPRWGLTFPLDGIPLADQRKLVEALPDLGFTDLWSMETNGADAFTPLALASVWAPELNLGTAIVPVHTRGPALLAMQAAALAEAAPGRFTLGLGASSPVIVRDWNAVPHEQPYQRSRDVLRFLRAALAGQAVDEQYETFAVRRFRLERVPSPTPPVLLAALRPGMLRLAAREADGTILNWLSAEDVTTAVAEFERAGGAGKTVAARIFVCPTTDAAHARALGRRLIAGYLTVPAYAAFHRWLGREEQLKPMWEAWAAGDRKGAAASVPDEVVDALIVHGDADECRERIRRYAANGVTVPVPAVLPTPQMLDTTAEPRERRKAVAAAVLAVSPG
- a CDS encoding SDR family oxidoreductase, which produces MRISGSIVVVTGAAGGIGAALARRFAAEGARGLLLADLDAGKVEDLAQALDREGCHTVGVGSDVTRESDVRALVETAEKHLGPVDLFCSNAGIGSGAGIEAPDEVWQACWDVNVMAHVYAARAVLPGMLKRGRGYLLNTASAAGLLQMPGDAAYTATKHAAVAFAESLAVTYGDRGIKVSALCPQGVHTGLTADPGVRSVLSAFGEIITPEQVADAVVEGLADERFLILPHPEVAEHEQGRAADRDRWLSGVRRAVSHLDVKLSEQPLVQPLG